One genomic window of Hyperolius riggenbachi isolate aHypRig1 chromosome 7, aHypRig1.pri, whole genome shotgun sequence includes the following:
- the LOC137524164 gene encoding indolethylamine N-methyltransferase-like, translating into MDCGPKKLYHKHGFDSRDHLETYYSDKPDMAFADDTLKFPMMNFHYMFSSGFVKGDVLIDVSNGSPIHHLYSACDIFKDIIILKLNEKCNMETSRWKDTRTGAFDWTHTSAHAAKLEGKSTQVQDKEMQLKTAISHVISCDFENENITYPAVLPLADCVTNILILETISKDEDDYMRNLEKMSKLLRPGGHLIVAGMLNTSYYMVGREKFHTLKCDESFVKNALSKLGFVIDYCAVQRRRSDSKLIDYDAAIFITACKTK; encoded by the exons ATGGATTGTGGACCAAAAAAACTCTACCATAAACATGGCTTTGACTCTAGAGATCACCTTGAGACATATTACTCTGATAAGCCAGACATGGCGTTTGCAGATGATACTTTGAAATTCCCTATGATGAATTTTCATTACATGTTCAGCTCTG GTTTTGTGAAGGGAGATGTCTTGATTGATGTCAGTAATGGTTCCCCCATCCATCATCTCTACTCAGCTTGTGATATCTTCAAGGACATCATTATACTGAAGCTCAATGAGAAATGTAACATGGAGACAAGCAGATGGAAGGACACTCGTACTGGAGCTTTTGATTGGACGCACACGTCAGCCCATGCCGCTAAATTAGAAGGAAAGAG TACCCAAGTTCAGGACAAGGAAATGCAACTAAAGACAGCCATTAGCCATGTTATATCATGCGACTTTGAAAATGAAAACATAACGTATCCTGCTGTGCTTCCGCTTGCCGACTGTGTCACCAATATATTGATACTGGAAACCATCAGTAAAGATGAAGATGACTACATGAGGAACCTGGAAAAAATGTCAAAGCTGCTGAGACCTGGAGGCCACCTGATAGTAGCTGGGATGTTAAATACTTCTTACTATATGGTTGGAAGAGAGAAATTTCATACTTTGAAATGTGATGAAAGCTTTGTGAAAAATGCCCTCAGCAAGTTGGgctttgtaattgattattgtgcagtgcagaggaggaggagtgacagcaaACTTATTGATTATGATGCTGCTATTTTTATCACAGCTTGCAAGACCAAGTAG